One genomic window of Methanosalsum zhilinae DSM 4017 includes the following:
- a CDS encoding hydantoinase/oxoprolinase N-terminal domain-containing protein, with protein sequence MQYSLGIDAGGTYTDTVIMEDSTGNILDSNKALTTYPDLITGIKSAIEGLNEEYLKKVKLVSVSTTLATNTILENTGYPVGLILIGDYEIPDKSSLQHYIQVSGGHTTTGAEMDVLDIESIKEFVLRTKDKVSAFAVSSYFSVRNPSHEIQAKEEIQKITEMPVVCGHELSQSLGAFERAVTAYLNAQLIPIAHQFINTVLSVIEDKGIDARLLMLRCDGSVVSIEEALKKPIESIFSGPAASLIGASFLAKKDTCAVIDVGGTSTDVSMIHDALAELTDEGAKVGGWKTKVRAIKMETSAMGGDTHVWVKNRKIYIGPRRVIPLCVASEQYPGFIEQLKKGRTPARLELGENIQPTKFFVRTGKDLPEITSAEKEILNIIEDEPVSISDLFWRLNKFPSTAIIDSLIQKRLVQAIGFTPTDALHVLGEYNEWNTEASETGATLLGRLSEKNRTEFASHVKELVAYNMALNLMSYILEDVDKSQIKRIIEGDYFTLFKVKLPVVLLGGPVRAYVNELNDLLDAEIILPEYAEVGNAVGALAGKGIKRIEIMIRAGGYFNSEKVFLIFSPRGRDKVPDYKQALDFACKLGRELIFEYMEESGFDTEDVEIKVTKNDITVSGVGIPIETTLTFVGIGKPVIEED encoded by the coding sequence ATGCAATACAGCTTAGGAATCGATGCCGGTGGAACATATACAGATACCGTAATTATGGAAGATTCAACCGGAAATATCCTGGATTCAAACAAAGCACTGACTACTTATCCGGATCTCATAACAGGAATCAAGAGTGCAATTGAAGGATTGAATGAAGAATACCTCAAAAAAGTAAAGCTTGTCTCGGTTTCAACGACCCTTGCAACCAACACCATCCTTGAAAATACAGGATACCCTGTCGGACTTATACTGATTGGAGATTATGAAATACCGGATAAATCGTCTTTGCAGCACTATATCCAGGTAAGTGGAGGGCACACCACCACCGGGGCAGAAATGGATGTACTGGACATTGAATCAATTAAAGAATTTGTACTCAGAACAAAAGATAAAGTATCTGCTTTCGCAGTTTCTTCTTATTTTAGTGTGAGAAATCCGTCACATGAGATCCAGGCAAAGGAAGAAATACAAAAAATTACAGAGATGCCGGTAGTGTGCGGACATGAACTGTCACAGAGTCTGGGAGCTTTTGAAAGAGCAGTAACAGCCTATCTCAATGCCCAGCTGATTCCAATTGCGCATCAGTTCATTAATACAGTTCTCAGTGTAATTGAAGACAAAGGAATTGACGCACGACTGCTTATGCTAAGATGTGATGGATCGGTCGTCAGTATCGAGGAAGCGCTTAAAAAGCCGATAGAATCCATATTTTCAGGTCCTGCTGCAAGTCTTATTGGTGCGTCCTTCCTTGCGAAAAAAGATACCTGTGCAGTAATTGATGTTGGGGGCACAAGTACCGATGTTTCAATGATACATGATGCATTAGCAGAACTTACAGATGAAGGTGCAAAGGTGGGAGGATGGAAAACAAAGGTAAGGGCTATCAAAATGGAAACTTCTGCAATGGGAGGAGATACTCATGTATGGGTTAAAAACAGAAAGATATACATTGGCCCCCGCAGGGTTATACCACTATGTGTTGCCTCCGAACAATATCCGGGTTTTATTGAACAGCTCAAAAAGGGAAGAACCCCTGCAAGACTGGAGCTTGGAGAGAATATCCAGCCCACAAAATTCTTTGTAAGAACAGGAAAAGATCTACCTGAGATCACATCTGCTGAAAAGGAAATTCTCAACATTATTGAGGATGAACCTGTGTCCATCAGTGATCTATTCTGGAGACTTAACAAGTTTCCCTCCACTGCAATAATAGATTCCCTGATACAGAAAAGACTTGTACAGGCAATCGGGTTCACACCAACTGATGCACTTCATGTCCTGGGAGAATATAATGAATGGAACACCGAAGCATCAGAGACTGGTGCCACATTGCTTGGAAGGCTATCTGAGAAAAATAGAACTGAGTTCGCATCCCATGTGAAAGAATTAGTAGCCTATAATATGGCACTTAATCTGATGTCATACATTCTGGAAGATGTAGATAAATCCCAGATAAAGCGAATTATAGAAGGAGATTATTTTACATTATTCAAAGTCAAGTTACCTGTCGTATTACTTGGCGGACCTGTAAGGGCATATGTAAATGAATTAAATGATCTGTTAGATGCTGAAATAATACTTCCGGAGTATGCAGAAGTTGGAAATGCCGTAGGTGCACTTGCAGGTAAAGGAATTAAAAGAATCGAGATCATGATCCGGGCTGGCGGGTATTTTAACTCAGAAAAAGTATTCCTGATATTTTCACCCCGTGGAAGGGACAAGGTTCCTGATTATAAGCAGGCTCTGGATTTTGCATGCAAGCTTGGAAGAGAATTGATCTTTGAGTACATGGAAGAATCAGGCTTTGATACTGAAGATGTGGAAATAAAGGTCACAAAAAACGACATTACAGTAAGTGGTGTAGGAATTCCAATAGAAACAACACTTACGTTTGTAGGTATTGGTAAACCGGTTATAGAAGAAGATTAA